A window of Panicum virgatum strain AP13 chromosome 8K, P.virgatum_v5, whole genome shotgun sequence contains these coding sequences:
- the LOC120646072 gene encoding uncharacterized protein LOC120646072 isoform X5, with the protein MADVGASLHEEELSDWMSQLFEKLDLEVYEDSISTGKMAQVGTYPITEGGISSEIHGKSQGKDSTMDLDGLHEEDLSSDWISLLFGKSGLEANEDSIRSKGKVAQVETPPLVEGGIFSEIDRSSEKDSTMTKAKKGDLFDDDEDEYVDWIIKMSLLWMQEPGHV; encoded by the exons at GGCTGACGTGGGTGCTAGCTTGCACGAAGAAGAATTATCAGACTGGATGTCACAGCT GTTCGAGAAATTGGACTTGGAGGTGTATGAGGATAGCATTTCCACTGGGAAGATGGCTCAAGTAGGGACATATCCCATTACAGAGGGGGGTATTTCCTCTGAAATCCACGGGAAATCACAAGGAAAAGATTCGACCAT GGATTTGGATGGCTTGCATGAAGAAGATCTGTCATCAGATTGGATCTCGCTGCT GTTTGGCAAGTCAGGCTTGGAGGCAAATGAGGATAGTATTCGTTCCAAAGGTAAAGTGGCGCAAGTAGAGACACCTCCACTGGTGGAGGGGGGTATTTTTTCCGAGATTGACAGATCCTCGGAGAAGGATTCGACCAT GACCAAGGCAAAGAAAGGAGATTtgtttgatgatgatgaagatgaatatGTAGATTGGATAATAAAGAT GTCACTGCTATGGATGCAAGAACCAGGACATGTATGA
- the LOC120646072 gene encoding uncharacterized protein LOC120646072 isoform X4: protein MADVGASLHEEELSDWMSQLFEKLDLEVYEDSISTGKMAQVGTYPITEGGISSEIHGKSQGKDSTMDLDGLHEEDLSSDWISLLFGKSGLEANEDSIRSKGKVAQVETPPLVEGGIFSEIDRSSEKDSTMTKAKKGDLFDDDEDEYVDWIIKMASSTGLVSFAINV from the exons at GGCTGACGTGGGTGCTAGCTTGCACGAAGAAGAATTATCAGACTGGATGTCACAGCT GTTCGAGAAATTGGACTTGGAGGTGTATGAGGATAGCATTTCCACTGGGAAGATGGCTCAAGTAGGGACATATCCCATTACAGAGGGGGGTATTTCCTCTGAAATCCACGGGAAATCACAAGGAAAAGATTCGACCAT GGATTTGGATGGCTTGCATGAAGAAGATCTGTCATCAGATTGGATCTCGCTGCT GTTTGGCAAGTCAGGCTTGGAGGCAAATGAGGATAGTATTCGTTCCAAAGGTAAAGTGGCGCAAGTAGAGACACCTCCACTGGTGGAGGGGGGTATTTTTTCCGAGATTGACAGATCCTCGGAGAAGGATTCGACCAT GACCAAGGCAAAGAAAGGAGATTtgtttgatgatgatgaagatgaatatGTAGATTGGATAATAAAGAT GGCATCAAGCACAGGTTTGGTGAGCTTTGCTATCAATGTTTAA
- the LOC120646072 gene encoding uncharacterized protein LOC120646072 isoform X3 has product MFEKLDLEVYEDSISTGKMAQVGTYPITEGGISSEIHGKSQGKDSTMDLDGLHEEDLSSDWISLLFGKSGLEANEDSIRSKGKVAQVETPPLVEGGIFSEIDRSSEKDSTMTKAKKGDLFDDDEDEYVDWIIKILKSGGHDDILSRYIPDEGEKHVAHYDVPDEFYDPIEMDNATMDNCKSMNRVSKKETINNGIKWMRHQAQVW; this is encoded by the exons at GTTCGAGAAATTGGACTTGGAGGTGTATGAGGATAGCATTTCCACTGGGAAGATGGCTCAAGTAGGGACATATCCCATTACAGAGGGGGGTATTTCCTCTGAAATCCACGGGAAATCACAAGGAAAAGATTCGACCAT GGATTTGGATGGCTTGCATGAAGAAGATCTGTCATCAGATTGGATCTCGCTGCT GTTTGGCAAGTCAGGCTTGGAGGCAAATGAGGATAGTATTCGTTCCAAAGGTAAAGTGGCGCAAGTAGAGACACCTCCACTGGTGGAGGGGGGTATTTTTTCCGAGATTGACAGATCCTCGGAGAAGGATTCGACCAT GACCAAGGCAAAGAAAGGAGATTtgtttgatgatgatgaagatgaatatGTAGATTGGATAATAAAGAT ATTGAAGAGTGGGGGGCATGATGATATCTTATCCCGCTATATCCCAGATGAAGGAGAAAAACATGTCGCACATTATGATGTGCCAGATGAGTTCTATGATCCTATTGAAATGGACAATGCCACAATGGACAATTGCAAGAGTATGAATAGAG TTTCTAAGAAAGAAACAATTAATAATGGAATCAAATGGATGA GGCATCAAGCACAGGTTTGGTGA
- the LOC120646072 gene encoding uncharacterized protein LOC120646072 isoform X1 — translation MADVGASLHEEELSDWMSQLFEKLDLEVYEDSISTGKMAQVGTYPITEGGISSEIHGKSQGKDSTMDLDGLHEEDLSSDWISLLFGKSGLEANEDSIRSKGKVAQVETPPLVEGGIFSEIDRSSEKDSTMTKAKKGDLFDDDEDEYVDWIIKILKSGGHDDILSRYIPDEGEKHVAHYDVPDEFYDPIEMDNATMDNCKSMNRVSKKETINNGIKWMRHQAQVW, via the exons at GGCTGACGTGGGTGCTAGCTTGCACGAAGAAGAATTATCAGACTGGATGTCACAGCT GTTCGAGAAATTGGACTTGGAGGTGTATGAGGATAGCATTTCCACTGGGAAGATGGCTCAAGTAGGGACATATCCCATTACAGAGGGGGGTATTTCCTCTGAAATCCACGGGAAATCACAAGGAAAAGATTCGACCAT GGATTTGGATGGCTTGCATGAAGAAGATCTGTCATCAGATTGGATCTCGCTGCT GTTTGGCAAGTCAGGCTTGGAGGCAAATGAGGATAGTATTCGTTCCAAAGGTAAAGTGGCGCAAGTAGAGACACCTCCACTGGTGGAGGGGGGTATTTTTTCCGAGATTGACAGATCCTCGGAGAAGGATTCGACCAT GACCAAGGCAAAGAAAGGAGATTtgtttgatgatgatgaagatgaatatGTAGATTGGATAATAAAGAT ATTGAAGAGTGGGGGGCATGATGATATCTTATCCCGCTATATCCCAGATGAAGGAGAAAAACATGTCGCACATTATGATGTGCCAGATGAGTTCTATGATCCTATTGAAATGGACAATGCCACAATGGACAATTGCAAGAGTATGAATAGAG TTTCTAAGAAAGAAACAATTAATAATGGAATCAAATGGATGA GGCATCAAGCACAGGTTTGGTGA
- the LOC120646072 gene encoding uncharacterized protein LOC120646072 isoform X2 — MADVGASLHEEELSDWMSQLFEKLDLEVYEDSISTGKMAQVGTYPITEGGISSEIHGKSQGKDSTMFGKSGLEANEDSIRSKGKVAQVETPPLVEGGIFSEIDRSSEKDSTMTKAKKGDLFDDDEDEYVDWIIKILKSGGHDDILSRYIPDEGEKHVAHYDVPDEFYDPIEMDNATMDNCKSMNRVSKKETINNGIKWMRHQAQVW; from the exons at GGCTGACGTGGGTGCTAGCTTGCACGAAGAAGAATTATCAGACTGGATGTCACAGCT GTTCGAGAAATTGGACTTGGAGGTGTATGAGGATAGCATTTCCACTGGGAAGATGGCTCAAGTAGGGACATATCCCATTACAGAGGGGGGTATTTCCTCTGAAATCCACGGGAAATCACAAGGAAAAGATTCGACCAT GTTTGGCAAGTCAGGCTTGGAGGCAAATGAGGATAGTATTCGTTCCAAAGGTAAAGTGGCGCAAGTAGAGACACCTCCACTGGTGGAGGGGGGTATTTTTTCCGAGATTGACAGATCCTCGGAGAAGGATTCGACCAT GACCAAGGCAAAGAAAGGAGATTtgtttgatgatgatgaagatgaatatGTAGATTGGATAATAAAGAT ATTGAAGAGTGGGGGGCATGATGATATCTTATCCCGCTATATCCCAGATGAAGGAGAAAAACATGTCGCACATTATGATGTGCCAGATGAGTTCTATGATCCTATTGAAATGGACAATGCCACAATGGACAATTGCAAGAGTATGAATAGAG TTTCTAAGAAAGAAACAATTAATAATGGAATCAAATGGATGA GGCATCAAGCACAGGTTTGGTGA
- the LOC120646074 gene encoding glutamine--fructose-6-phosphate aminotransferase [isomerizing] 2-like produces the protein MCGIFAYLNYNVSRERRYILEVLFNGLRRLEYRGYDSSGIALDADRTLPSSSASPSDAPYAGAPPLVFRQEGKIENLVRSVYSEVDEKDVNLDAAFSVHAGIAHTRWATHGVPAPRNSHPQSSGAGDEFLVVHNGIITNYEVLKETLTRHGFTFESDTDTEVIPKLAKFVFDKSHDEEGDVTFSQVVMEVMRQLEGAYALIFKSPHYPNELIACKRGSTLILGVNELSGQQNGKPFHDVKTLTTNGKPKELFFSSDLCAIVEHTKNYLALEDNEIVHIKDGSVSILKFDPHKEKPAFVQRALSVLEMEVEQIKKGSYDHFMQKEIHEQPHSLTTTMRGRLKDGGVLLGGLKEHLKTIRRCRRVVFIGCGTSYNAALAARTFVEELTGIPVTMEVASDLLDRQGPIYREDTAVFVSQSGETADTLLALDYALENGALCVGITNTVGSTLSRKTHCGVHINAGCEIGVASTKAYTSQIVAMAMMALAIGSDQISTQARRNAIISGLTSLPSCVSEVLKLDAEMKDLASSLIDSESLLVFGRGYNYATALEGALKVKEVALMHSEGMLAGEMKHGPLALVDEILPIIVIATRDACFSKQQSVIQQLLSRKGRLIVMCSKGDASAVCSNGSCRVIEVPGVADCLQPVINIIPLQLLAYHLTVLRGFDVDQPRNLAKSVTTQ, from the exons ATGTGCGGGATCTTCGCCTACCTCAACTACAATGTGTCGCGGGAGCGCCGCTACATCCTCGAGGTCCTCTTCaacggcctccgccgcctcgagtACCGCGGCTACGACTCCTCCGGGATCGCGCTCGACGCCGACCGCACcttgccctcctcctccgcttccCCTTCTGATGCGCCctacgccggcgcgccgccgctcgtcttCCGCCAGGAGGGCAAGATCGAGAACCTCGTGCGATCCGTCTACTCCG AGGTTGATGAGAAGGATGTGAACCTGGATGCTGCATTCAGCGTGCATGCTGGGATTGCCCACACCAGATGGGCCACACATGGTGTGCCTGCCCCAAGGAACAGCCACCCCCAATCTTCTGGTGCCGGCGATGAGTTCTTGGTCGTCCACAATGGCATTATCACAAACTATGAG GTCCTGAAAGAGACACTAACTAGGCATGGTTTCACCTTCGAGTCTGATACAGATACAGAAGTCATACCTAAACTAGCAAAATTTGTTTTTGATAAATCTCATGATGAAGAAG GTGATGTGACATTTAGCCAAGTTGTTATGGAAGTTATGAGGCAGCTGGAGGGAGCTTATGCACTTATCTTTAAGAGTCCACACTATCCAAACGAATTGATTGCATGCAAACGAGGCAGCACACTGATACTTGGTGTTAAT GAATTGAGTGGTCAACAAAATGGGAAACCATTTCATGATGTCAAAACCTTGACAACAAATGGAAAGCCCAAAGAATTATTTTTCTCCAGTGATCTGTGTGCTATTGTAGAGCATACGAAGAACTATTTAGCTCTTGAAGATAATGAAATTGTGCATATTAAG GATGGCAGTGTGTCTATCCTCAAGTTTGACCCTCACAAAGAGAAGCCAGCATTTGTGCAACGAGCATTGTCTGTTCTTGAGATGGAAGTTGAGCAAATAAAGAAAGGAAGTTATGATCACTTCATGCAAAAAGAAATCCATGAACAACCACATTCGTTAACAACAACAATGAGAGGCAGGCTAAAGGATGGTGGGGTTCTTTTAGGTGGACTGAAGGAGCATCTCAAAACAATTAGGCGCTGTAGAAGGGTGGTTTTTATTGGCTGCGGTACAAGTTACAATGCTGCCTTAGCTGCAAGAACTTTTGTGGAAGAACTGACTG GTATTCCTGTAACTATGGAGGTTGCAAGTGACTTGCTGGACAGACAAGGTCCCATCTATAGGGAAGACACTGCAGTTTTTGTTAGTCAGTCAGGGGAGACAGCAGATACCCTCCTTGCTCTTGATTATGCACTAGAAAATGGTGCCCTTTGTGTCGGCATAACAAATACTGTTGGAAGCACACTGTCGAGAAAAACACACTGTGGAGTTCATATCAATGCTGGTTGTGAGATTGGTGTTGCCAGTACCAAG GCATATACAAGTCAGATAGTTGCCATGGCGATGATGGCTTTGGCTATTGGATCTGATCAAATATCCACTCAAGCTAGAAGGAATGCTATCATCAGTGGACTTACCAGTCTTCCAA GCTGTGTCAGTGAAGTTCTCAAACTTGATGCTGAAATGAAGGATCTTGCCTCTTCCTTGATCGATTCAGAGTCCCTCCTTGTGTTTGGAAGAGGTTATAACTATGCCACTGCATTAGAGGGCGCCCTCAAAGTTAAGGAGGTCGCGCTGATGCACAGCGAAGGCATGCTTGCTGGTGAGATGAAACATGGGCCGCTGGCACTGGTGGATGAAATCCTTCCCATCATTGTCATTGCGACACGTGATGCATGCTTCAG CAAGCAACAATCGGTAATCCAGCAGCTACTTTCACGCAAGGGGCGCCTGATAGTGATGTGCTCAAAGGGAGATGCGTCTGCTGTATGCTCCAATGGGTCCTGCAGGGTTATTGAAGTTCCAGGGGTCGCGGATTGTCTCCAACCTGTGATTAACATAATCCCACTACAG TTGCTTGCATACCATCTGACTGTTCTCCGTGGATTCGATGTGGACCAACCAAGGAATCTGGCGAAGAGCGTGACCACACAATAG